The following nucleotide sequence is from Apium graveolens cultivar Ventura chromosome 4, ASM990537v1, whole genome shotgun sequence.
caatcctaagaaaaggaagaagaacccttccaagaagaagaaagtagatgagaaaaagccggttccaccaaatgctgaagaccccaagagcaaagctatttgctttcactgtaacaaggtggggcactggaagaggaactacaaggtttaccttgcagaattgaagaagaagaagggtagtgagactaccgcttctgatttaggtatgttcatgatcgaagttaatatgtcactaagtcaaatttctacttgggtattagatacctcctgtggttctcatatttgcaatttgttgcagggactaaggagaagtaggactcttgaagaagaggaggtgattctacggatggaaaatggagcaagagttgctgctgaagctgtaggatcatttcatttacatatgcctatgggcaagactattgttctaaataattgttattttgttccctcgattgtgaggaatattatttctattccatgttagacttggcttaattttcgtttgttattcagaataataaatgttcaattcttagagataacgttctttatggaagtggtattttaaacaatggtctgtatgtatgtgacgtagagcataatttactacaaattgaacatactaataaaataaaaagggatgatgaaaatctcactttcctgtggcactgcggacttggtcatattagtgaaaatagactgcggacattgcataaggaaaggttacttgacccctttgattttgaattatatcctacatgcgagtcttgtctattgggtaaaatgaccaaatctccatttagtggacatggaaagagggctgcagatatgctaggattggtacacacagatgtatgtggaccaatgtctacgcaagccttgggtggattttcatacttcattgctttcatagatgatcgatctagattcagataagtgtatttgatgaaacacaagtctgaagcctttgaaaagttcaaagaatataagcatgaagtggagaaacaaaccaaacatagtattataactcttcgattagatcgaggtggtgaatacttgaatggagagtttctagattatctcaaagaaaatggtatagtgtcccagtggactcctccatatactccacagttgaatggggtatctgaaagaagaaatcgaactttgttagacatggtctggtccatgatgagctatgcgaatcttccagtattcctatggggttatgcattggaaacctcagcatatttattgaataaggtgccttccaaatctgttcctcaaactccatatgagatatggaaagaaaggaaaccgagtcttaaacacgttaagatttggggatgtccagcttatgtcaagaaagttgacccagataagctggaatctcgatccataaaatgtaattttgtgggatatcctaaagagactttagggtattacttttacatcgatcatagggtgtttgtctccagacatgctaccttgttggaaaagcagtttatccatgaaggaaacagtgggagcaaaattgaacttgatgaagttcgagaagcacaaactactacggatcaagtggaaacacctgttcagactgaacaaccttctgtggaacagcccattcgtaggtcagggagagtgtctcgccaacctgagaggtattatggccttgtcattgagaatgacaatgagttatcaaTCATTGATGACGACGACCccgtgacctataatgaggctatgagtagtgttgactcagagaaatggcatagtgccatgaaatccgaaatggaatctatgtataccaaccaagtatggactctggttgaggcgcctgaaggtgttaaacCTATTGGGtacaagtgggtatacaaaagaaagattggagcagatggccatgtggagacctataaggccagacttatggcaaaaggattcagacaaaggcaagggattgacttcgATGAAACTTtctcgcctgtagccctgttaaaatcaattcggattttgatTGCGATTGCTACTTattacgactatgagatctgccaaatggacgtgaaaacgcccttcctcaatgggaaacttgaagaggaagtgtatatgacacagccagagggttttctttccaagggaaatgaacacctagtgtgtaagatgctacgaaccatatatggtttaaagcaagcttctcgtagatggaacatccgttttgatgagacaatcaaagagtttggttttattaaaaacatagatgaaccatgtatctacaagaaggttagagggagcgcagtaacatttcttgtattatatgtggatgatatacttcttataagaaatgttttgtgacgctttcatttgattagggagattgttgaaagaggagaagtcaacgtcaagagagttgacatacataacaacatagcagaccctttaacaaagccactttttcaaagtcactttgatcgtcataaagacaagatgggtattagataccagagtgattggatttagtacaagtggcagtttgaaagagatgtgtcctaagtccaatcatgtatgatgatttaggaataacttttatgtaatctattttgatttcattgatattaataaaagacttgttttggttttattgcgggctttatctatttaagtgtttaaataagatataccatagtttagagtaaagatttttatggattatgatgagatcataataatgagacctaaaaagatgataactctaaacttaaatatttcctggacgtaggattactaactggtagttaataatccgcaaagatcggtacatactatgcttgcttcattatgaaggatgtccgttctcatagacatttgtgtggtgacactatagctagtaagtaggttcttattatagaataagttcactgaacatgactcacacagctgaacaactgatggagttcactcacgtgtctgcagttgttcacatagtgatagttgtacaagtatccttagacttaaggtcatcatagtcatcttgtgtacacagaactatgctttggtttagttcttagtctccagggacaattataagggctctactgggtataggaatttgtacacgaagatagtgtatgatcaataaaggatctaccccttccagtgaaggaagagaatattcaatgttgatccacttatgctagttcaggaatctctagccagagtgaatgaaattagaaaggagtttctaatttacattaaatagaactaagcatagtgaatgggaaagtaaatgattaaataagataggcttgacacaagttccatgccttgtatttaatcgtgacattgcagggtagaaggaattgattgtacggtaactactcactgaataggttcttggtattctaagcagtgaattcgtattatccggatagtcgcgatatgctgagaagtatccctcacgatgtagaataaatatgattaatttattaattaatcatatttaatgaattagagaatttatataaataatgataaaatagttttattattatttatttctactaccggcttaatattgaacctacaaggtcacaccataaaagagaatgatttaatggtggaggaattaattaatagtggctggtaattatttatttgtgaaataaataattaattagcagatttaataattgattaaataatatttaattaattcttaatattattaattaagaatttaattttagaaattaaatcaagtgagagaattatttttctaaagtgtttagaaaagggattaatgattaaaatgtgttttaattattagttaattggttaataagaataatcaattaaagggttaataataataatattttatggaaaattttcagctgaaaattttacgtataaatatactattataaactctatttgcctcaaccaaaataaaaaaacctaattctaaagtagaaatagagggagacaactaattctctcaacctcttcctcctccattacattgatctcttggtggataccggtggagtgcttcacacttgaggagcagctgctagggatctccgctcatcgttcttggatcactattaaagacctccatctttccattaacataaagcttcttaaggtaaacatactgaactacgaattaaatattatttttcgcatggatcctacggagtgtttcgattttttttaagatttaaatttacgttttcgctgcgtttatgtgctaaaaacccttcaatggcatcagagctacttgcaaaaagtttttaattcgtttatgtgttcgtttatgtgtttaactgttttcgatatatgagcatgtatgtgattcgccatgatttgatgttgatataatatgcttatatatgtatggttttgaaaatatgatattcatgtgagttgtataatcataagatgattatgtaatctgtatatatactgatatatacatgattcatgtttgttctaattatgagaatcatattagatacagattctgaattggttgctgcagatttgctgaaatctgggtctggtgtccgatttacgcaaacaaataccctattccataggtaaacgagcgtttgaacaaaactgatagcaaaagcaatcaccgactcgtctgtaaggcgtttgatgtcgtttactgcccgtaaagagtgattcttgtttttctgatttgattctgatttttctgatttttgtcatattttttttttatgattagatcatggctaatatgatatgttaagatgAGATTATGTGTTTTAccatgcttttatgtgttgtatgagcatggtggatggttatggcctttcgagCTTAGcgtaatggttttggttttggttttaaatacgacttgcatgtcgtcaatctttgtaattataaatctcgaatgtaactcgagttatttttgtaagttcattagattagttttactttcaatcatgtaatgtaattgaagactcaagaaggctatccaatggaggtgatacaaagaagaagatgaggcatacaagaagtctaaactGTTAGATATTGTGAGAGTTTGCCCTGGAGTTTGAATCAGTCATAGTTAAGTTTAGTAGATAAGATTAGTTTCCTTTTTTTTAGTTGATAGAAATGTTCAAATCAAATTATCTAGTAGTTCCTTTTTTGTAGGAAAATTTGTTTTCTGTAAGCCTATACAATAGGCAGTCTCAGATGAAATAACGTATGTAGTTTTCTCTTATTCAACATCAAATAAACAATTTTATTTCTTaacagtggtatcagagcttacaTCCTAAGGGCTGTGAAGCAAATTTCTTAAGTGTGTGAGTGCTTAACACAGTGAGGTTGGTGTAAAAATGTCTAGTTCTAGCAGCACTTCATCCTTAATTCCAATGTTTAATGGCGAAAACTATCACATATGGGCTGTTAAGATGAGGTTTTATTTGAAGTCTCAAGGTTTATGGAGTGTAGTTCTTTTTGAAGAGGATCCACCCCCATTAAGAGGTAATCCAACAATTGCTCAAATAAAAGTAAATGAAGAGGAAAGACTCAAGAAAGACAAAACAATCACTTGCCTTCATTCAGCTCTTACAGATCAGATTTTCACTAAAATTATGGATTTGGAAACACCTAAGCAAGTATGGGAGAAGCTCCAAGGTGAATATGAAGGAAATAGCAGGGTCAAAGCTGTTAAACTTCTCATGTTGAAGAGAGAATTTGaattgatgaagatgaaggaCACTGAATCTATTAAAGATTATTCTGGCAGGTTAATGGATGTTGTAAATCAAGTGAGGTTACTTGGCGAGGCATTCACGGATCAGAAGGTAGTTGAAAAAATCATGGTTTCAGTGCCTCAAAAGTTTGAATCTAAGATCTCTGCAATTGAAGAGTCCTGTGACATGAAAGATCTTACGATTGCAGAGCTAATCAGCAAGCTTCACGCACAGGAGCAAAGGGTTTCAATCAGAGGTGATGTATCTACTAGCATTTCTAGCAAATCAGAAAGGAAGATTAGAAGGGCTTTCAAAGAAAGGAAAATTTTCACCTTGCTCTCACTGCAGAAGAACCAATCACGCTGATAAAGATTGTTGGTACAAAGATAAACCATCAATTCGTTGTAATTTCTGCAAAAAACTTGGTCATGGCGAGAAGTATTGCAGAGCCAAAAAGAAACCATCCGAGCAGCCAACACAGCAAGCAAACATGGGTGTAGAAGATGAAAATAATGATGAGCATTTATTTGTGGCATCACAAGAAGTTGGTTCTCATGATTTAAATTCTTGGTTGATTGACAGTGGGTGTACCAGTCACATGACCAGATATTTGTCAATTTTTACATCTATTGATACATCAGTCCAACCAAAAATCAAGCTTGGAAATGGGGAAATTGTGCAAGCAAAAGGAAAAGGGGAAGTTGCTATCAACACCAGAAAAGGTACGAAGATCATTTCAAATGTCCTTTATATCCCAGAACTAGATCAAAATTTGCTTAGTGTTGCACAAATGACAAAAAATGGGTATGGGGTATTTTTTAAGGAAAATTATTGCTTGATTACCGATGTACGTGGTGTAGAGATAGCAAAACTAAAAATGATAGGAAACAGTTTTTATTTGAAACTTGATTTAGTAGAAGGTCATATTTTTAGTGCTAAGATTGATGATAGTGTTGTTTGGCACAAACGATATGGTCACTTTAATTTAAAGTCACTAAAGTTCATGCAAGAAGTTGGTATGGTTGAAGATATGCCTGAAATCACAATTAGTAGTCAAACATGTGAAAGTTGCGAGCTAGGAAAACATCATCGACACCCATTTCCTAAAAATTTGGCCAGGAGAGCTACTCAAAAGCTGGAATTAATCCACTCGGACATTTGTGGACCAATGAGCACGTCCTCACTAAATGGTAGCTTGTATTTTGTACTATTTATTGACGATTTAAGCAGAAtgacatgggtttattttctaaaatccaagtCTGAAGTTTTCTCTGTGTTCAAAAGCTTCAAAAAACTGGTTGAAACTCAAAGTGGGGAAACGATTAAGATGCTCAGAACTGATAACGGCGGTGAATATACCTCAAAAGATTTCAAAGCTTTCTGCAAAGAATTTGGAATCGTACATCAGCTTACGGTGCCATACTCACCGCAACAGAACGGTGTCTCcgaaaggaagaacagaacagTAATGGAAATGGCAAGGTGCATGCTATTTGAGAAGAAGTTGCCAAAGGTTTTGTGGGCCGAAGCAGTCAACACCTCTGTATATTTGCTCAACAGATTACCAACTAAATCAGTTGAAGGAAAAACACCAATAGAGGCATGGTCCAAAGAAAAACCATCTGCTAAGGGTCTTAAGATATTTGGGTCCATGTGCTACTTTCATGTGCCATCTGTCAAGAGAGGCAAGTTAGATGAAAAAGCTGAAAAAGgcatttttattggatatgcagCAGAAGCAAAAGGCTACAGAATATATAGTTTAAACGGAATGAAAATTGAGATAAGTAGAGATGTGCACTTCGATGAGAATTCATACTGGAATTGGGGCTTGAAAGAAGTTCAAAGCTGTGATCAGACCACTTTATCAATCCCTTTACCAGTAAAGGAAGCTACATATGATGAAAATCAAGGTGATGTTTCAAAAACTTCAGTTACACCGGTGTTAAAGGAGAGATCATTAGCTGACGTATATGAGAGATGTAATCTCGTACATGCTGAACCTACAAATTACAATGAAGCTGCAGAGAAATCAGAATGGGTAGAAGCAATGAAAGCTGAAATTGATGCTATCGAGAGGAATAAAACTTGGGAATTGGTAGATTTACCTAAGAGTAAGAAGGCAATTGGCGTGAAGTGGGTTTTCAGAACTAAATTTAATCCAGATGGCTCAATCTTTAAGCACAAGGCCAGATTAGTTGTGAAAGGTTTTTCTCAAGTTGCTGGAGTGGACTATGGGGACACATTTGCACCTGTAGCCAGGCATGATACAATCCAGTTGCTACTTGCACTTGCTGGTCAAAAAGGATGGGAAGTGTACCATTTAGATGTTAAATCAGCTTTCTTGAATGGTATACTTGTTGAGGAAATTTATGTTAAACAACCGGaaggttttgaagttgttggacaAGAGCATAAAGTATACAAGCTATATAAAGCTTTATATGGCTTAAAGCAAGCACCGAAGGCCTGGTACAGCAGAATTGACTCCCATCTGATCAAACTTGGATTTAGGAGGAGCGAGAATAAAGTTACTTTGTATACAAAACAAGATGAAGATGGTTTGCAACTGGTAGTGTCactttatgttgatgacatgctcGTGACTGGAAGTAACACAAAAATGATAAATACTTTCAAAATGGAGATGCAGGATGTCTTTGAAATGTCTGATCTTGGCACCATGAATTACTTTCTTGGAATGGAAATAAAGCAATGCAGCTCAGGTATCTTCATTTCTCAAAAAAATTATGCTATTGATATTCTTAAAAGGTTTAAGTTAGATTCTTGCAAAGAAGTAGCAACTCCATTGGTACAAAATGAGAAGATTTCAAAAGATGATGGTGAGAAGCTTGAGGATTCCTCTGCATTTAGAAGCTTGGTTGGCAGCCTATTGTATTTGACAGCAACTAGACCTGATTTGATGTTTTCAGCTAATTTGCTTTCAAGGTTTATGAGTTCACCTAGCAATGTTCACATGGGGATTGCAAAGAGAGTGCTAAGGTACATAAGAGGAACGAGTAATCTTGGCATATGGTATTTAAAAATAGGAGGAGTTAAGCTAGATGGTTATCATGTTGACATTACAGGAGTTAAGCTAGAGGGTTATGCTGACAGCGATTGGGCTGGAAGTGTTGATGACATGAAGAGCACTTCAGGTTATGTATTTACAATTGGTTCAGGTGTGATTTGTTGGAATGCGAGAAAGCAAGAAGTAGTGGCACAATCAACCGCCGAAGCCGAGTATATCTCTCTAGCAGCTGCTGCAAATCAAGCAATATGGTTAAAGAAATTGCTTACTGATTTATGCCAAGAACAAAGCTCACCAACTGACTTATTTTGTGACAACAAGTCAGCTATTGCAATTGCAGAGAATCCCGTGCAACATGGCAGAACCAAGCACATAAATGTGAAATATCACTCCATTAGAGAAGCCGAAAAGAATTGTCTTATCAAGGTACATTACTGCTCAACTGATGTACAACTTGCTGACATTATGATAAAGGCACTTCCCAGGTCAAGGTTTGAGTATCTTAGGAGGAAGCTT
It contains:
- the LOC141718983 gene encoding uncharacterized protein LOC141718983 yields the protein MSSSSSTSSLIPMFNGENYHIWAVKMRFYLKSQGLWSVVLFEEDPPPLRGNPTIAQIKVNEEERLKKDKTITCLHSALTDQIFTKIMDLETPKQVWEKLQGEYEGNSRVKAVKLLMLKREFELMKMKDTESIKDYSGRLMDVVNQVRLLGEAFTDQKVVEKIMVSVPQKFESKISAIEESCDMKDLTIAELISKLHAQEQRVSIRGDVSTSISSKSERKIRRAFKERKIFTLLSLQKNQSR